One Alphaproteobacteria bacterium genomic window carries:
- a CDS encoding SGNH/GDSL hydrolase family protein — protein MEHRTEGIIAQGALLEAKDPVDSDGIAKFHASEFDDPIETKSMPDQNKQLSPTKTSTAIRLVGTIAIFATILVGYVTMEIAYRWYIQGKLESDLVDHLLKSLPPTSGAGATYVFDSEIGYRYVPNSRIHYPPPFDTDVRINKWGHVGKEDYPKIKPESEFRVAFIGDSYTALVSANTTWVELVEPLLNSSSAWKRYTGEKNTRTLNFGFDGIGAVQFAAIARHEVPEFQPDLVIVNFISNDLYRKFRMAGLPNWTDGHTRTGFIREHVRKHYIAAVDWYAVYPELVARLIDTVYPITSRIPRTLSDLEFLAPGKSFQSRDEAVAASVTAFESIRQQYPETVFLHNPRYDELAGAPPESIAGIMENFTSHLPTAIRPVRMEKYLEQYIQDQNLEAMYHLPFDQHPNDLGAYYYALAVATYLTGPFIGNDAPDFDIDSIGPVPVYSPPPNAPKGPPINLPLATLPENPEASASIGYRLVPYGRGGNNLHQGTIISFANLLPVTLRDRIKRASVGFLAQLTDNSINEAQTPEQALSKISKVIPALELILDEPGQRHFVVLDEMTAVHDLWTTLERCRISIVDKDGTVLEQTMAARELPELTGRKLLQLVSSLKTSESKSLQPSQYLLLPPCAEIDPRKINPPVTAVRIFSRPLFDEILVYQR, from the coding sequence ATGGAGCATCGGACAGAAGGTATTATAGCGCAGGGTGCGCTACTTGAAGCAAAAGATCCGGTCGATTCCGACGGCATTGCCAAATTCCACGCGAGCGAATTCGATGACCCAATTGAAACGAAGTCAATGCCAGACCAGAACAAACAGCTAAGTCCAACGAAAACCTCCACCGCTATCCGACTTGTCGGAACAATAGCCATATTCGCGACGATTCTGGTCGGCTACGTCACAATGGAAATAGCGTATAGATGGTATATCCAGGGCAAGCTGGAATCCGACCTCGTTGATCACCTGCTCAAATCCCTTCCGCCGACATCCGGTGCAGGTGCTACATATGTATTTGATTCCGAAATCGGATATCGGTATGTGCCAAATTCGCGCATCCATTACCCTCCGCCATTCGATACTGACGTGCGGATCAATAAGTGGGGCCACGTCGGCAAGGAGGATTACCCAAAGATAAAACCGGAATCCGAATTTCGCGTCGCTTTCATTGGCGATTCGTATACGGCGCTTGTCAGCGCCAATACAACCTGGGTTGAACTGGTTGAACCGCTTCTCAACAGTTCTTCTGCCTGGAAGCGCTATACGGGCGAGAAAAATACCAGAACGCTGAATTTCGGGTTCGATGGTATTGGCGCCGTGCAGTTTGCCGCTATTGCCCGGCATGAAGTGCCAGAATTTCAGCCTGACCTCGTAATAGTAAACTTCATTTCAAACGACCTGTACCGAAAATTCCGCATGGCAGGCCTGCCCAACTGGACCGACGGACACACCCGAACCGGGTTCATAAGGGAGCATGTCAGAAAGCATTATATAGCCGCAGTCGACTGGTACGCGGTTTATCCCGAACTCGTTGCAAGGCTGATCGATACCGTATATCCGATAACGTCGAGGATTCCCCGAACGCTGTCCGACCTGGAGTTCCTCGCCCCGGGAAAAAGCTTTCAATCCCGGGACGAAGCCGTTGCCGCCAGCGTCACGGCATTTGAAAGCATCCGTCAGCAATATCCTGAAACCGTGTTTCTTCACAATCCGCGGTATGACGAACTGGCGGGAGCGCCGCCGGAAAGTATCGCCGGGATCATGGAGAATTTCACGTCGCATCTGCCGACGGCCATCCGACCGGTGCGGATGGAGAAATACCTTGAGCAATATATTCAGGACCAGAACCTGGAAGCCATGTATCATTTGCCATTTGATCAGCACCCCAACGACCTGGGGGCATACTACTATGCTTTGGCCGTGGCCACTTATCTCACTGGACCGTTTATCGGCAACGACGCGCCCGATTTCGACATTGACTCGATAGGGCCTGTACCAGTCTATTCCCCGCCGCCTAACGCTCCGAAAGGCCCGCCGATAAATTTACCTCTTGCCACCCTGCCTGAAAATCCAGAAGCCTCTGCGTCCATCGGCTACCGGCTGGTCCCCTATGGCCGCGGTGGAAACAACCTGCATCAAGGAACAATTATCTCTTTCGCGAACCTGTTACCGGTAACCCTGCGCGACAGGATCAAGCGCGCCAGTGTGGGATTTCTGGCCCAATTAACGGACAATTCGATAAATGAGGCGCAAACGCCGGAACAGGCCCTGTCGAAAATCAGCAAGGTCATACCTGCGCTTGAACTCATTCTGGATGAACCGGGCCAACGGCATTTCGTGGTGCTCGATGAAATGACCGCGGTCCACGACCTCTGGACCACACTGGAACGCTGCCGAATATCAATCGTCGACAAAGATGGCACGGTGCTTGAGCAGACGATGGCCGCCCGGGAACTTCCTGAACTTACAGGCCGAAAATTACTTCAACTTGTATCTTCGCTGAAAACTTCCGAGTCGAAAAGCCTGCAACCGTCGCAGTACCTCCTCTTGCCTCCCTGCGCTGAGATAGATCCTCGTAAAATCAATCCGCCCGTCACAGCGGTACGGATTTTCTCCAGGCCGTTATTCGACGAAATCCTTGTTTATCAGCGTTAG
- a CDS encoding cold-shock protein → MATGTVKWFNPTKGFGFITPDTGGKDAFVHITEVERAGMPPLVEGQRISYEEVNDAKGLKAVSLSGAG, encoded by the coding sequence ATGGCTACCGGGACAGTAAAGTGGTTCAATCCGACCAAAGGTTTTGGCTTCATCACCCCCGACACCGGCGGGAAAGACGCCTTCGTGCATATCACCGAAGTCGAGCGCGCGGGGATGCCCCCTCTGGTTGAAGGCCAGCGAATCAGCTACGAGGAAGTCAACGATGCGAAGGGGCTGAAGGCCGTCAGCCTGTCCGGCGCCGGCTGA
- a CDS encoding CoA transferase: MPYTAASSALTGYTVLDLTRVRSGPTCVRQLADWGADVIKIEMPEALEGGEGLGGRRHGPDFQNLHRNKRSVTLNLKDPDGLAVFMKLVEKADVVVENYRPDVKNRLGIDYESLKKVNPRIILGSISGFGQDGPYLKRPGFDQIAQGMGGLMSITGNPGEGPMRVGIPIADLCAGLLCSQGIMIALLEREKSGAGQWVDTSLLAAQIFMLDFQAARWLMDHEVPRQAGNNHPTSIPTGVFRTSDGHINIAVAGQVIWERFCATMGEPDLNAMPDYSTGALRSQNRDALNAAINDRTRHKTGAEWIDIFNEAGVPAGEINSIDQVFADPQVRHLGMAESVTSPAIGGDIELVSQAIRMSRTPSRIAVAPPERGEHSDEVYAGLGYSAAEIADLRSRNVI, encoded by the coding sequence TACCGTCCTCGACCTGACCCGCGTCCGCTCCGGCCCGACCTGCGTGCGCCAGCTGGCGGACTGGGGCGCCGATGTCATCAAGATCGAAATGCCCGAGGCGCTGGAAGGCGGCGAGGGACTGGGCGGCCGCCGGCACGGGCCGGATTTCCAGAACCTGCACCGCAACAAGCGCAGCGTGACCCTGAACCTGAAGGACCCGGACGGGCTGGCCGTGTTCATGAAACTGGTCGAGAAGGCGGATGTGGTGGTGGAGAACTACCGCCCGGACGTCAAGAACCGGCTCGGCATCGATTACGAATCCCTGAAGAAGGTCAATCCGCGGATCATCCTGGGCAGCATTTCCGGCTTCGGCCAGGACGGCCCCTATCTGAAGCGCCCCGGCTTCGACCAGATCGCCCAGGGCATGGGCGGGCTGATGTCGATCACCGGCAATCCGGGCGAGGGGCCGATGCGCGTCGGCATCCCCATCGCGGATCTTTGCGCCGGGCTGCTGTGTTCGCAGGGCATCATGATCGCGCTGCTGGAGCGCGAAAAATCGGGCGCGGGGCAGTGGGTCGACACCTCGCTGCTGGCGGCGCAGATCTTCATGCTGGATTTCCAGGCGGCGCGCTGGCTGATGGATCACGAGGTGCCGCGGCAGGCCGGCAACAACCACCCGACCAGCATCCCGACCGGCGTGTTCAGGACGTCTGACGGGCATATCAATATCGCCGTCGCCGGGCAGGTCATCTGGGAACGCTTCTGCGCCACGATGGGCGAACCGGATCTCAATGCGATGCCGGACTATTCGACCGGCGCGTTGCGGTCGCAGAACCGCGATGCGCTGAACGCGGCGATCAACGACCGCACGCGCCACAAGACCGGCGCCGAGTGGATCGACATCTTCAACGAGGCCGGCGTGCCGGCCGGTGAGATCAATTCCATCGACCAGGTCTTCGCCGACCCGCAGGTCAGGCATCTGGGCATGGCGGAAAGCGTCACGTCGCCCGCCATCGGCGGCGATATCGAACTGGTGTCGCAGGCGATCAGGATGAGCCGCACGCCAAGCAGGATCGCTGTCGCGCCGCCGGAGCGCGGCGAACATTCCGACGAGGTTTACGCCGGCCTCGGCTACAGCGCGGCGGAGATCGCCGACCTGCGCAGCCGTAACGTCATCTGA
- a CDS encoding enoyl-CoA hydratase, translating into MLTEKMISEKRGPVGFMTFNNPQRLNAVSMDMWEGVVEILEDFRNDNAIRVVVLKGAGSKAFVSGADISQFENERASQEAIEKYAVAVDKAYDGIHSFPKPTIAMINGYCIGGGLGIAVSCDLRICADNARFAVPAAKLGLGYGYAHIRKLSNIVGPSFTKEIFFTARQFNATEAREMGLVNRVVPVSMLQAYVDDYARTIGGNAPLTVAQVKFTVGEIVKDPADRDIGKCAAMVKACFDSADYAEGRKAFMEKRKPVFTAR; encoded by the coding sequence ATGCTCACCGAGAAAATGATTTCCGAAAAGCGCGGCCCCGTCGGCTTCATGACCTTCAACAACCCGCAGCGCCTGAACGCGGTGTCGATGGATATGTGGGAAGGGGTGGTCGAAATCCTGGAGGATTTCCGCAACGACAACGCAATCCGCGTCGTCGTCCTGAAGGGCGCGGGCAGCAAGGCCTTCGTGTCCGGCGCCGATATCTCGCAATTCGAGAACGAGCGCGCGTCGCAGGAAGCGATCGAAAAATACGCGGTTGCCGTGGACAAGGCCTATGACGGCATCCATTCCTTCCCGAAACCGACCATCGCCATGATCAACGGCTACTGCATCGGCGGCGGGCTGGGCATCGCGGTGTCCTGCGACCTGCGGATCTGCGCCGATAACGCCAGGTTCGCCGTGCCGGCGGCGAAGCTGGGACTGGGTTACGGCTATGCCCATATCCGCAAGCTGAGCAATATCGTCGGCCCGTCCTTCACCAAGGAAATCTTCTTCACCGCGCGCCAGTTCAACGCCACGGAAGCCCGGGAGATGGGGCTGGTGAACCGGGTCGTGCCGGTTTCCATGCTGCAGGCCTATGTCGACGATTACGCCAGGACAATCGGCGGCAACGCGCCGCTGACGGTGGCGCAGGTCAAGTTCACGGTGGGCGAGATCGTCAAGGATCCGGCGGATCGCGATATCGGGAAATGCGCCGCCATGGTCAAGGCGTGCTTCGACAGCGCCGATTACGCCGAGGGCCGCAAGGCCTTCATGGAAAAGCGGAAACCCGTCTTTACGGCGCGATAA